The following is a genomic window from Planifilum fulgidum.
TGCCGCCGACTGCAGCATCATCAGTCTTGCGGACAACGAGATTTTCCGCGGTGCCCGGTCCAACAAGCTTTACGATTACATGTTCGTGGGGCTCCCGATCGTGACAACCGTGGACGGGGAACTCAGGGAAATCATCGAAGGAAACGGCGTCGGGGTGTTTGCCGGCGCGGAGGATCCGGAGGGATTGGCAAAGGCGATCGCCCGGATCCGGAGCTTGACGCCGGATGAGCGGGAGCGGATCGCCCAACGGGGGATGGATTATGTCCAGCGGGAAGGAAACCGGAGAACGCTGGCGCACAGGTATTTTCTTCTGCTGAAGCAGTTGGGGGATCAGGAGCGTTTTGTCGACACGTCGGTCCCGGAACGGCGTTGATGCGGTGGAGAAGGCGGTTGTTGGGGAAGGGCCTTTTCCGGATCCGTGCAGATTTGCACCTTGCACCACTTCCCTACGATCTCAAGCAAGCATCGGATGGATGCGGGGAGGATGTACGATGAAAGTGATGGTAACGGGCGGTGCCGGTTTTATCGGCTCGCACATCGTGGACCGCTTGATCGAGCTTGGACATGATGTCATCATCCTGGACAATCTCAGCACGGGAAAGAAGGCCTTCATCCACCCGGGGGCGTCTTTTTACCAAGTGGACCTTCGGGATCGACGGCTCGGGGAGATCCTGGAGGCGGAGCGGCCGGAGGCCGTGATTCACCAGGCGGCGCAGATCGATGTGCCGACCTCGGTGAAGGATCCCCTGTTCGATGCGGAGACGAACATTTTGGGGACCCTGCAGTTGCTTGAGGCGTGTCGCCGGTCGGGGGTGCGAAAAATCGTGTACGCCTCCTCGGCGGCGGTTTACGGGGAGCCGGTTTTTCTTCCCATCGACGAGGAACACCCGGTGGATCCCCTTTCCAACTACGGGATCTCCAAATACACGCCGGAATGTTACCTGAAGGTGTACAAGCAATTGTACGGGTTGGATTACACGATTCTCCGCTACGCCAATGTTTACGGGATTCGACAGGATCCGCGGGGCGAGGGCGGCGTGATCGCCATTTTCCTCGACCGGGTGCTCCGGAAAGAGGCCTTGACGATCTTCGGCGACGGAAAGCAAACCCGGGATTTTGTCTATGTGGGGGATATCGCCGAGGCCAACATCCGCGCCCTGCATCGCGGAAGCGGCAGGGTTTTCAATCTGGGAACGGGCGTCCCCACCTCCCTCGAGGAGCTTGTCCGGATTTTGGGGGAGGTGACGGAGAAAGAGATTCGGGTGGAATATGCCCCTGAGCGGCCGGGGGACATCAGGCACAGTCATTTCGACTGCCGTCGGGCGGAGAAATGGCTGGATTGGACTCCCCGCATCGACCTCAAGACGGGGCTTCGAATGACCTACGAATACTATCTTGAAGCCGCCCGTCGCCTTCCCTGAAGGGCTGTAAAGAAGATGAAACATATCCGCAAAAGAACGCGTCTATATCTATAGAAGGAAATCCGGGGGCGCGGACAGCGGGCGGAGGCAGATCCGCCTTTTCCCGGCGAAGACGAAGCCGTGGCGTCTTTGTGAAAGGATTTGCGCGGACTATTGTCAACGGCGCCCGACTAAAGTATACTTGATACAGTAAACGTCTTGTAATCTTCGTGTAACATTTTGGATGTCACGTCGACCCGGGGCGGATGGGAGCCTTCACCATTTGGAAGCAGGAGTGGTTGCGGATGCGTTCACGAGTGGTCTGCGATTGCGATGCGTACGCATTTGCCGAAAGGATGCCGGAAAGCGTATCTCCCTTGTACCCCGCGATCAAACGGGTGTTTGAAATCGTCTTTTCCATTGTCTTTTTGATTGTGACCTTTCCGGTGCTTCTCCTGACCGCGATCGCCATCAAACTGGAGTCGAAGGGACCCATCTTCTATCGCCAGGAGCGGGTGGGGCTTCACGGAAAAACCTTCAATGTGCTGAAACTCCGCTCGATGCGCATCGATGCCGAGAAAAACGGTCCGCAATGGGCTGAAAAAAATGATCCCCGGGTCACCCGTGTCGGGCGATTCATCCGGAAGACCCGGATTGACGAGATTCCCCAGCTGATCAACATTCTTCGGGGAGACATGAGCCTGATCGGTCCCCGGCCGGAACGTCCGTGTTTCACGGAGCAATTTGCCCGGGAGATTCCCGGTTTCAAGATGCGATTGATGGTCAAACCCGGGTTGACGGGCTGGGCTCAGGTGAACGGGGGTTATGACGCGACCCCGCGGGAGAAATTCGAAATGGATATGTATTACATTCAAAACCAGTCCCTTTCCCTGGATATGAAAATCCTCCTGCGCACCGTCTGGGTGGTTCTCTCGGGAAGCGGGGCCCGTTGAGGGCCAGCACCCGGAAAAAGCGGATCCGGAAGTTTCAGCCGGCCTCCGAGGGCCGGCTTTTCATTCAAGGGGCGGAAGCTGTTCCGCCCCTTTTCTCATTTGTCCCGCCTGGGAGAGGAAAAGGGCGTGCCGTCCGGGGAGGCTTTTCGGAATGCAAAAATCGACCGCCTGAGACGGTCGATCGTTTCGGTTGCCATCGATTGTCCCACAGGGTGGGTTATGGATCAGGTGCCCTGTTTACAGGATCCGAGTCGTTTCGGACCGGCTAAAACAAGCCGCGCAGCAAATAGTAAATCAACAGCCACAGCGGGACACTCATGAAAGTGGCGTTGAACAGACCAAGCCAGAACGCTTTTCCGACGACCGGGCAGTCCATGGGGGGGGGCACCTCCGAGATTCCTTTGGTATTTTTATTATACGTCACTGAATTCCCTGAGTGGGGATTTTTTGTCAATTGTAAACGAAATGTAATGCAGAGGTAATCTCGGAGTCATAAGCCGGCCGGTTCAAGTCTCCCGTTCCCGGTACGCCGTTTCCCCTTCCGTCACCGTTCCCTGGCCGCCGGTGATTTCGGCCAGGTGTTGCTGGAAAGCCTTTTCCTCGCCCGCCGGAATCCAGACGGTCCAACTCACCTTGTCCGTGAAGCGGGGGGGATCGAAGTCGTATCCGGAGGTTCGGAGGGCGTGCTCCACTTTGCCCATCCAGGAATAATCCAGGGTGACCTCCATCGCCCGGTGAAGCTGCCGGATCACCGTCCCGGCCGCGTCCAAACCGGCGGAGGCGGCTTGGCTGTATGCCCGGACCAGGCCGCTCGCGCCCAGCTTGATGCCCCCGAAATAACGGGTGACGACGATGGCGGTATCCACCAGTTCCCGGGCGCGAATCACCTCCAGGATCGGCCGGCCGGCGGTGCCCGCCGGTTCTCCGTCATCGGAGGATCGCTGCATTTCGCCGCTGCGGCCGACGACCCATGCGTAGCAGTTGTGGGTGGCGTCCCAGTGACGGCGGGAGATTTCCTGAACGAAGGAGGCGGCTTCCTCCTCCGATTCGACCCGGCTGGCGTAGGCGATGAAGCGGGATTTTTGAATCACGATCTCCGCTTCCCCGTACCGTTTGACTGTGCGATAGCGCAAAGGTTGGGCCATTGTGGCGTCAACTCCTTGTCGTTTCGGATCGAAAAGGGGGCGCACAAACAAAAAGAGGCTCCCATCGTGGAAAGGATTGTCGAAAGGGTAGCCATGGCGATCCGGTTTTGCTATCATGGATGCGAATTCCATAAAAAGAGACAATTTCCTCTCCCGGCATCATCGGGATGAGGCGAAAGGAGAAGCCGTCATGTTCTTTTCCTTCGGGATTCATCCGGTATACTTGCTGCGGGTTCCGAAACCTCTGGATTTGCCCTCATCCACGGGAACGCCCGGCGCCGTCCGGACGGAGTCCGGTCCGAGGCGCCGGGCAATGAAGCGGTGGGTTCCCTCCGCGCGGTTCCGGGACGGGGTCGGCCGGGCCGACAATCCGTTTCCGAAGGTGCGGGGACCGACCTAATATGAGTTTTGGGATTCTCCGCTTCCCTGTGGTGTGTCGGGGATGCCTGAATCCGGGGTGCTTCCTTCCGGCGAGGAGGGAGGATCCAGTTCCAGATGTTCCCGGAGGATTTTGCTGATCCGTTGCCGTTCCTCTTCGCTGATCTGCACGATCGAGGCGTTGAACGATCCGATCCGGGCCGTGCCGTTGGTGACGTTCATCTCGATCGATTCAATGTTGTCCTTTGAGATCTTCCGGGCCAAGTTCTGCAGGGCGATCATTTCCTCCACCTTGAAGCTGGTGGAGACGTTTTCCCCCAGGATGCCCAGGATCTCGTTGATTTTGGTCAGACCCTTGAAGCTGACGGCCTTGTCCATCAGGTTCATCAGCACTTCCCGCTGCCGCTCGTTCCGTCCGAGATCCCCCCGGGGATCCCGCTTCCGCATGCGGACGTAGGACAGGGCCTGATCGCCGTTCAGATGCATCGGTCCCTTTGTAAAATAATATCTCTCCTGTCTGCCCAGCTTTTTCTCCCAGAAATCGAATTTCACATTGACGTCCACTCCGCCCAGGGCATCTACGATATCGATGAATCCCTTAAAGTTCACCTTGGCGTAGTAGTCGATGGGAACGTTCAGGAGAAGCTCGATCGTCTCGGCGGTGTTGGTGACGGGGTCCACCCCTTTTTGCTTTCCCCAATAGGGCGCGGAGTTGATCTTATCCCGATGGCCACCGGTGTTGGCGATCTCCACGTAGCTGTCCCGCGGGATGCTGACCAGCTTGACGGATTGGGTTTTGGGATTGATTGCGGCGACCATGATCACGTCGGCCCGCCAATTATCGGTTTCTTTTCTCACATCCGTTCCGAGGAGAAGCACGGTGAAGGGTTTGTCGAGGGTCGGCACGTTTTCACGCAACTTCGATTTTTCCCGCTCCATCGGCTTGTGCGTGTCCGCCGCCGCGTCCCACGTCCGGTAAAAGAGATAGCTCCCCGAAAGGATAATAACGGCCAATGAGAGAAAAACGGCGCGAAACAGCCATTTCTTGATCCGTTTCTTTCGGACGCGTTCAACCCGGCTCTGATTGATTCGTCTCATGGCCTTTCCTCGCTTCATGTTTCCATAACATTCTCTCCTCATACTATCATCTTATTTCTAACTTCACAAGTAGAAAAATAATGAATCGCGCTGATGTCAAGCCTCCAGTTCCAGGTGGCGCCGCAACAGGGAGCGGATGCGAAGCCGCTCCTTTTCCGGAACGATGAAGTAGTATCGGCTGCCCCACTCGTCACGGCCGTGAAATTGAAGGGTTTCAATGTTTTTTTCGGGAACCCGGGACAGGGTGTAGTACAGGCTGACCGCGTCCTTCAGGGTGAGGGATGTTTCCGTGTGGACGCGAAGGATGTTGAACAGCCGGTTCAATTTCAACAGCGTGGAGGGATGCTTGCTTTTGCGCCAGAGGCTGCGGAGCACCTGCTGTTGACGTCGGTGGCGGTCAAAGTCGTTGGTTCCGGTCCGGTCCCGGATGTAGGCGAGCGCCTGGGATCCGTTCAGATGCATGGGCCCCTTGTGAAAGCGGTGGCCCAGATAGGAGAAGGAGCGGGGGCTGTTTACGTCGACGCCCTGGAACAGATCGACGATGTTCCGAAAGCCCTTCATGTTGACCTTCACGTAGTGGTCGACGGGGACGTCCAGAAAGGATTCCACGGTTTGGATGGTGGAGAGGGTGCCGTCGCCGCGGGCGTAGGCGTGATTGATCTTGTCCAGCGCCGTCCGGCCTCTTCCCAGGCTGATCCGGACTTTGGTGTCCCGCGGCACATGGAGGATTTTTACGCTCTTTTTCTTCGGATGGATGGCGAGCAGCACCAGGGCGTCGGTCCGGCCGGGGTCGCCGCGCCGCTGATCCACCCCGATCAACAACAGGGTGGTCGGCCGGTCGAGGGGAACCGGCGGTGCTTCCGGCCGGTTCCGCACCGGGTGATGACGGGCGGTTTTTGGAGGCTCGGACGGACGGGTGTGGGCGTTCCACATTGCGATTCCGCCCAGGAAAAAGAGAATGCAGGATGCGGCGAGCATGAGGCGAAGCCCTTTGGACATGGCAATTCCCCCTTCGGAGCGCGGATGCCGCCTTTGAGCCCTCGCAGAGGCCACGCGGTTATAGTTTCCCATCCCCGTTTTTTCTCTATGAGTCCCTGGTTGGACTTGTCCGGGGGAGGGCCGCGGTTTGAGGCGGACGCCTCCTTTTTTGTTTGGAGGACGTTTCAAGGCGCCTTTTCCGAGGATGAATTTAAAGGATATTCAGGAAGCGAATGGAACGGGTGAAGCAGTCCCTGCACCTTGTCATTCCCCGTCTTTTACGTTATCCTATTCCTGATGAACAGCCCCGACTCCCATCGACCGCCTTCGATCGGACCGGGGCGAAAGGCGGGGATCGGACAAATCCGGAGGGGAGCAAGAGAACCAGATATTTATACGCGGCGATTCATCATCGAGGACGGATCAGGGTACACGCGCCTTTCCTCGGGAAAGGTTTTTTTGTTTGCCGTGCAAAGGGGATAAGCTCCGCTTTTCGCAAAGGGTCCACGGCATGCATACGGGGAAGCAAAGGAGGAATGAACCATGAGCTCGCGCAGCTTGTTCACGTCCGAGTCCGTGACCGCGGGACACCCGGACAAGATCTGTGACCAAATCTCCGATGCGGTTTTGGATGCCATTTTGGCCAAAGATCCCAACGCCCGGGTCGCCTGTGAAACCGCGGTGACGACGGGGTTGGTGCTGGTTTCCGGAGAGATTTCCACCACCTGCTACGTGGATATTCCGAAAATCGTCAGGGAAACCATCCGGGAAATTGGTTATACCCGCGCCAAGTACGGGTTTGATGCGGATACCTGCGCGGTGCTGACCTCCATCGACGAGCAGTCCCCCGACATCGCGATGGGGGTGGACGCGGCGCTGGAAAAAAGGGAAGGGCGCATGACCGAGGAGGAGATCGAAGCGATCGGTGCCGGCGATCAGGGATTGATGTTCGGCTTCGCCTGCAACGAAACACCGGAACTGATGCCCCTGCCGATTTCCCTGGCGCACCGGCTGGCCCGCCGTCTCCATCAGGTTCGGACAGACGGCATCCTGCCCTATTTGCGCCCCGACGGCAAGACCCAGGTGACGGTGGAATATGAAGGGGACCGTCCGGTGCGGATCGACACCGTGGTCGTGTCGGCCCAGCATGCGGAAGACGTCACCCTGGCCCGGATCAAGGAAGACATTCTGGAGCATGTGATCCGGCCGGTCGTTCCGGAGGCGTTGCTGGATGCGGGCACCAAATATTTCATCAACCCCACGGGGCGCTTTGTGATCGGGGGACCCCAGGGAGACGCCGGTCTGACGGGCCGGAAGATCATCGTCGACACCTACGGGGGATACGCCCGCCACGGCGGAGGGGCCTTCTCCGGGAAGGACCCGACCAAGGTGGACCGCTCGGGGGCCTACGCCGCACGCTATGTGGCCAAAAACATCGTGGCCGCCGGGTTGGCCGACAAGTGCGAAGTCCAGGTGGCCTACGCCATCGGCGTGGCGCAGCCGGTCTCCATCCGCGTCGACACCTTCGGCACGGGAAAAGTGGACGAGAGCCGCTTGACGGAGCTGGTCCGGGCCCATTTCGACCTGCGTCCCGCGGGAATCATTCGCTCCCTGGACCTGCGCCGGCCCATCTACCGGCAAACTGCGGCCTACGGACACTTCGGCCGGGAGGATCTCGATCTTCCCTGGGAACGGACGGACAAAGCGGAAGTGTTGCGCAAAGAGGCAGGACTTTGATGGATTCCGTTATCCCCACCGGCGGCCCGCCTCTGGGGGGCGGCCCGGTGGGCGAAAATTGCCGCCCGCGCAGGCAGCGCGGGCGGCTGCCTGTTTTTTCTGAAAGGGTTTTCGCTGTTTGGATGAGGGGGTAAAATATGGATGAGAAGGGGAAGGGAAATGCTATAGAAGGCGGGAGTTCGGAAAATAATTTCTGAAGTTTGCGAAAGGGCTGAAGGCGGCTCTGGGGCGGCGGTTCTCCAGAACCTCCTGTGCCTTTGTCACATACACTGTGGCAAAGGAGGGACGAAAAATGGAGTGGGTGCTGTGGGGATTGGGCCTGTACGGCTCTTTTTGGCTTTTGCTCGTGGCGTTTGCGCGCTCCCTGCTGCTCCGGTTTCAACCGGGGGGAACCCATCTCGTCGTGGTGACGCGGAACAGTCAGGGCTCTGTCGAATGGGTGATTCGTTCCTTTTTTTTCTGGAGCTGGCTCAGCGGCCGATCGTGCCAGATCGTCTGCCTGGATACAGGATCCTCCGATGACACCCTGTTCATTCTGAACCGTCTGAAACATCGCTATCCCTGGATCCGCATCCGATCCGTGATGGAGCACCAGCTGGAGGACCGGATGGCGGAAGAGGGCGTTGATGCGGAACGGGTGGTTGTGATCGATTTGCGCAACCGGCAGTACGGCTGGGAGATCCCCCTCGATCTCCACGGATGATCGGAGAGAGGGATGCTTCCGCTCTTTTCGGAGGTCCCGACATAAAACCCTGAAGGTTGCAGGTGCGCATGGGGATGGAAACGGCAATTTACGCGTTGTCCCGGGACCCTTCGCGCCGCATCAGCATCGCTCCGGCTGCGGACGCCTTCTACTGGGCCAGGCGGGGTGAGGCGGTCGCGGTTCTGGAAACCCATCCTTCCGTGGGACAAGCCTTCCGGCGCATGCGTTCGGGGCGCCTGCGTTCGGGGAAGGATGCGTCGGGCCTTCGGCTTCCGCCCCCTCCGGCTTCCTCGTGGGAGCGCTGGGAGAGGGCGGCCCGCTTTCTCCGGCCGCTCTTGGCGGGGCGTTCCCTGCTCTGGGATGAAGTGAAGGCTTTGGTGGGGGAACTGGCGGAGCCCATGGAGGAGCGGGAACTTCGCGCGGTTCTGCAGACCATGTGCCTGACCGGCATGGCCTTCATGCTGCCCGGCGTCGAAATCCCCCCGGCCGTTTCCCGCTGGCGTTGCAACCGGTGCGGAACGGGGCCGGAGGGATTGTTCCGTTCCCGGTGCGGGCGGTGCGGGAGCCAATGCGTCAGCTGTGACCGGTGCCTTTTTCTGGGGCGTTCCCGCGCCTGCACGCCCTTTTTCTTCTTTTTCCCCGAGGAGAAAAGGGAGGCCTGTCGGGTTCGGGTCGATTTGCGCCTTCCCGCCCTGACCGCGGGGCAGAAATGGGTGGCCGACCGCTGCCTGGAAGCGGTGCGGTCGGGAGAAAAACGGTTTCTCGTATGGGCGGTTGCGGGATCGGGAAAAACCGAAGCCGTCCTTCCCGCCGTCCATCGGGTTTTGGAGCAGGGCGGGCACGTTCTGTGGGTTTCGCCGCGCCGGGATGTGGTGGAAGAGCTGGCGCCGAGGCTGGAACGGGCTTTTCCGGATATCCCGGTAAGCGTTCTGCACGGGGAGAGCGGCTGGATCCGGACGAACAGCCCGCTCACGGCGGCGACGGCCCATCAGGCATGGCGGTTTTACCGCCGTTTTCAACTGGTGGTGGTCGACGAAGCGGATGCCTTTCCGATGAAGGGGGATCCGCCTCTCGGGGCGGGGGTGGAACGGGCGGCGGCGGAGGGGGGGACGATGCTTTGGCTGACGGCCACCCCCCCGGAGGACTGGCGCCGACGGCTGCAACGGGGGCAAATTCCCGGGGTGATTCTGCCGGTTCGCCATCACGGCCGTCCGCTCCCCGAGCCCCGGCTGTTTCGCCGGTGGCGGTTGTGGTCTTCCCTGGAGGAGGCGCGCCCCCTTCCCCCGGTGACGGCCTTTTTGGAGAGGGTGGCGGAAAAGGAGGGGCAGGGACTGTTGTTCGTGCCCCGGGTGGCCGACGTGGACCGCCTTCTCGCCTGGATCAAGAAGCGCCACCCCGACCGGTTGGCGCAGTGCCGCGGGGTGACCGGACGGGAAAAAGAGCGAAAACGGCTGCTGGAGGAGCTCAGGAGCGGGAAAATCCGTTTTCTCATCACCACCGCCGTGCTGGAAAGGGGCATT
Proteins encoded in this region:
- a CDS encoding LCP family protein, which translates into the protein MRRINQSRVERVRKKRIKKWLFRAVFLSLAVIILSGSYLFYRTWDAAADTHKPMEREKSKLRENVPTLDKPFTVLLLGTDVRKETDNWRADVIMVAAINPKTQSVKLVSIPRDSYVEIANTGGHRDKINSAPYWGKQKGVDPVTNTAETIELLLNVPIDYYAKVNFKGFIDIVDALGGVDVNVKFDFWEKKLGRQERYYFTKGPMHLNGDQALSYVRMRKRDPRGDLGRNERQREVLMNLMDKAVSFKGLTKINEILGILGENVSTSFKVEEMIALQNLARKISKDNIESIEMNVTNGTARIGSFNASIVQISEEERQRISKILREHLELDPPSSPEGSTPDSGIPDTPQGSGESQNSY
- a CDS encoding LCP family protein codes for the protein MSKGLRLMLAASCILFFLGGIAMWNAHTRPSEPPKTARHHPVRNRPEAPPVPLDRPTTLLLIGVDQRRGDPGRTDALVLLAIHPKKKSVKILHVPRDTKVRISLGRGRTALDKINHAYARGDGTLSTIQTVESFLDVPVDHYVKVNMKGFRNIVDLFQGVDVNSPRSFSYLGHRFHKGPMHLNGSQALAYIRDRTGTNDFDRHRRQQQVLRSLWRKSKHPSTLLKLNRLFNILRVHTETSLTLKDAVSLYYTLSRVPEKNIETLQFHGRDEWGSRYYFIVPEKERLRIRSLLRRHLELEA
- a CDS encoding helicase-related protein, with the protein product METAIYALSRDPSRRISIAPAADAFYWARRGEAVAVLETHPSVGQAFRRMRSGRLRSGKDASGLRLPPPPASSWERWERAARFLRPLLAGRSLLWDEVKALVGELAEPMEERELRAVLQTMCLTGMAFMLPGVEIPPAVSRWRCNRCGTGPEGLFRSRCGRCGSQCVSCDRCLFLGRSRACTPFFFFFPEEKREACRVRVDLRLPALTAGQKWVADRCLEAVRSGEKRFLVWAVAGSGKTEAVLPAVHRVLEQGGHVLWVSPRRDVVEELAPRLERAFPDIPVSVLHGESGWIRTNSPLTAATAHQAWRFYRRFQLVVVDEADAFPMKGDPPLGAGVERAAAEGGTMLWLTATPPEDWRRRLQRGQIPGVILPVRHHGRPLPEPRLFRRWRLWSSLEEARPLPPVTAFLERVAEKEGQGLLFVPRVADVDRLLAWIKKRHPDRLAQCRGVTGREKERKRLLEELRSGKIRFLITTAVLERGITLPRCHVLVFGADHPVFDASALVQIAGRVGRDADYRLGEVWFLSAERTEGQLKAVREIRWMNRMARRRGWLKEEGENSRPSAGRSAGDHVP
- the metK gene encoding methionine adenosyltransferase, translated to MSSRSLFTSESVTAGHPDKICDQISDAVLDAILAKDPNARVACETAVTTGLVLVSGEISTTCYVDIPKIVRETIREIGYTRAKYGFDADTCAVLTSIDEQSPDIAMGVDAALEKREGRMTEEEIEAIGAGDQGLMFGFACNETPELMPLPISLAHRLARRLHQVRTDGILPYLRPDGKTQVTVEYEGDRPVRIDTVVVSAQHAEDVTLARIKEDILEHVIRPVVPEALLDAGTKYFINPTGRFVIGGPQGDAGLTGRKIIVDTYGGYARHGGGAFSGKDPTKVDRSGAYAARYVAKNIVAAGLADKCEVQVAYAIGVAQPVSIRVDTFGTGKVDESRLTELVRAHFDLRPAGIIRSLDLRRPIYRQTAAYGHFGREDLDLPWERTDKAEVLRKEAGL
- a CDS encoding YigZ family protein, which gives rise to MAQPLRYRTVKRYGEAEIVIQKSRFIAYASRVESEEEAASFVQEISRRHWDATHNCYAWVVGRSGEMQRSSDDGEPAGTAGRPILEVIRARELVDTAIVVTRYFGGIKLGASGLVRAYSQAASAGLDAAGTVIRQLHRAMEVTLDYSWMGKVEHALRTSGYDFDPPRFTDKVSWTVWIPAGEEKAFQQHLAEITGGQGTVTEGETAYRERET
- a CDS encoding SDR family oxidoreductase; its protein translation is MKVMVTGGAGFIGSHIVDRLIELGHDVIILDNLSTGKKAFIHPGASFYQVDLRDRRLGEILEAERPEAVIHQAAQIDVPTSVKDPLFDAETNILGTLQLLEACRRSGVRKIVYASSAAVYGEPVFLPIDEEHPVDPLSNYGISKYTPECYLKVYKQLYGLDYTILRYANVYGIRQDPRGEGGVIAIFLDRVLRKEALTIFGDGKQTRDFVYVGDIAEANIRALHRGSGRVFNLGTGVPTSLEELVRILGEVTEKEIRVEYAPERPGDIRHSHFDCRRAEKWLDWTPRIDLKTGLRMTYEYYLEAARRLP
- a CDS encoding sugar transferase, which codes for MPESVSPLYPAIKRVFEIVFSIVFLIVTFPVLLLTAIAIKLESKGPIFYRQERVGLHGKTFNVLKLRSMRIDAEKNGPQWAEKNDPRVTRVGRFIRKTRIDEIPQLINILRGDMSLIGPRPERPCFTEQFAREIPGFKMRLMVKPGLTGWAQVNGGYDATPREKFEMDMYYIQNQSLSLDMKILLRTVWVVLSGSGAR